A single Camelus ferus isolate YT-003-E chromosome 3, BCGSAC_Cfer_1.0, whole genome shotgun sequence DNA region contains:
- the POLR3G gene encoding DNA-directed RNA polymerase III subunit RPC7 isoform X3 produces MAGNKGRGRAAYTFNIEAVGFSRGEKLPDVVLKPPPLFPDTDYKPVPLKTGEGEDYVLALKQELRETMKRMPYFVETPEEKQDIERYSKRYMKVYKEEWIPDWRRLPRELMPRKKCKKAGPKSKKAKNTDKDTSLTNTADVLKKIEELEKRGDGEKSDEENEEKEGSKEKSKEGDDEDEDDAADQEEYDEEEQEEVETEAV; encoded by the exons ATGGCTGGGAATAAAGGAAGAGGACGTGCTGCTTATACCTTTAATATTGAGGCAGTTGGATTTAGCAGAGGTGAAAAGTTACCTGATGTAGTATTGAAACCACCCCCACTATTTCCT GATACAGATTATAAACCAGTGCCACTGAAAACAGGAGAGGGTGAAGATTATGTGCTGGCCTTGAAGCAGGAGTTgagagaaacaatgaaaagaatgcCTTATTTTGTAGAAACACCTGAAGAAAAACAAG ataTTGAAAGATACAGTAAAAGATATATGAAAGTGTACAAAGAAGAGTGGATACCAG ATTGGAGAAGACTCCCCAGAGAGTTGatgccaagaaaaaaatgcaaaaaag CAGGCCCCAAAtccaaaaaggcaaaaaatacagACAAAGACACTTCACTCACTAATACTGCAGatgtattgaaaaaaattgag GAATTGGAAAAGAGAGGTGATGGTGAAAAATCAGATgaggagaatgaagagaaagaaggaagcaaagagaaaagtaaagaaggtgatgatgaggatgaggatgatgcTGCAGACCAAGAGGAATATGACGAGGAAGAGCAAGAAGAG